In the Maribacter sp. MJ134 genome, one interval contains:
- the hutI gene encoding imidazolonepropionase, whose amino-acid sequence MKKLKLLGPIKQIVPMTGLSLKGALLDEQLLVLKDAGILLEEEKIKSVGNFDTLRTQYKEAELHELKGDHTCLPGFIDAHTHICFGGSRANDYAMRNAGKTYLEIAKAGGGIWDTVMQTRKATKETLVKSTKKRANRHLKNGVTTIEVKSGYGLSVAEEIKMLRAIQEANETIASDLIATCLAAHMVPKDYKGSAEAYLKEISTELFPILKAKKLTNRIDAFIEESAFSAAQITAYFEKARQMGFDITVHADQFSTGGSKVAIDFEALSADHLEASTNTEIGQLSNSNVIATALPGASIGLGCAFTPARKILDAGGALAIASDHNPGSAPMGDLLTQAAILGTFEKLSNAEVLAGITFRAAAALKLEDRGRLEEGLLADFSLFHTGNYQEILYNQGNLKPCMVWKKGILVFDKHKG is encoded by the coding sequence ATGAAAAAATTAAAGCTTCTTGGCCCCATTAAGCAAATAGTTCCCATGACCGGTCTTTCCCTAAAAGGGGCACTGTTGGACGAACAGCTCCTTGTTTTAAAAGATGCCGGCATCCTACTTGAAGAAGAAAAGATAAAATCCGTAGGTAATTTTGATACGTTACGAACACAGTATAAGGAGGCAGAACTTCATGAGCTAAAAGGAGACCATACCTGTCTTCCGGGCTTTATCGATGCTCACACGCATATTTGTTTTGGAGGCTCAAGGGCCAATGACTATGCCATGCGAAATGCAGGCAAAACCTATTTAGAAATTGCAAAAGCCGGTGGTGGTATTTGGGATACCGTTATGCAAACGCGGAAAGCCACAAAAGAAACCTTGGTAAAAAGCACTAAAAAAAGAGCCAATAGACATTTAAAAAATGGTGTAACCACCATTGAAGTAAAAAGCGGCTATGGTTTATCCGTTGCGGAGGAAATTAAAATGTTACGCGCAATACAAGAGGCAAACGAAACCATTGCTAGCGATTTAATAGCCACGTGCCTAGCGGCGCATATGGTTCCCAAGGATTATAAAGGTAGCGCGGAAGCCTATCTGAAAGAAATCAGCACTGAGCTTTTTCCAATTTTAAAAGCTAAAAAATTAACCAATCGCATAGATGCCTTTATTGAGGAAAGTGCTTTCTCAGCAGCACAGATTACAGCCTATTTTGAAAAAGCAAGGCAAATGGGTTTTGACATCACGGTTCATGCCGACCAATTTTCTACCGGAGGGAGTAAAGTGGCTATAGATTTTGAAGCCCTAAGTGCAGACCATTTAGAGGCCAGTACCAATACCGAAATAGGACAATTATCAAATAGTAATGTTATCGCAACCGCTTTACCAGGAGCATCCATAGGACTGGGATGCGCTTTTACACCTGCCAGAAAAATTTTGGACGCTGGCGGTGCATTGGCCATTGCCAGTGACCACAATCCAGGTTCTGCTCCAATGGGTGATCTCTTAACACAGGCAGCCATATTGGGAACCTTTGAAAAATTATCCAATGCCGAGGTATTGGCCGGAATAACCTTTAGGGCGGCGGCGGCTTTAAAGCTAGAGGACAGAGGCCGATTGGAAGAAGGTCTTTTAGCGGATTTTAGCCTTTTCCATACTGGAAATTATCAAGAAATCTTATACAATCAAGGCAATCTGAAACCCTGCATGGTTTGGAAAAAAGGAATATTGGTTTTTGATAAGCATAAAGGTTGA
- a CDS encoding urocanate hydratase: protein MDFKSQVVQGIPQELPSKKERSIAVSHAPKRKEILSLDEKKLAIRNALRYFPKAWHTELSKEFAVELKEHGRIYMYRFMPDYDMYARPVQEYPAKSSQAAALMLMIQNNLDPAVAQHPEELITYGGNGAVFQNWAQYLVTMKYLATMIDEQTLHIYSGHPMGLFPSSKEAPRVVVTNGMMIPNYSKPDDWEKYNALGVTQYGQMTAGSYMYIGPQGIVHGTAITVMNAFRKVLEKDETPAGKIFLTAGLGGMSGAQPKAGNIAGCITICAEVNAVAALKRHEQGWVDELLDDIDALVHRTKKAIQKKEVVSLAFIGNVVAVWERFYQENIFIHLGSDQTSLHNPWAGGYYPVDLSFEESNVLMSSDPETFKESVQESLRRHINAINKHAKKGTYFFDYGNAFLLEASRARAAVYKDAKGNFLDSPSKDQGEKNWAYPSYVQDILGPMCFDYGFGPFRWVCASGKPEDLRKTDAIALETMQDIKKTAPKEIQQQMQDNIKWIEEAEENRLVIGSQARILYADAEGRAKIAAAFNQAIASGELSAAVILGRDHHDVSGTDSPFRETSNIYDGSKFTADMAIHNVIGDSFRGATWVSIHNGGGVGWGEVINGGFGLVLDGSEEASRKLRNMLFYDVNNGISRRSWARNKEAIFAIEREMARTPQLKVTLPNLVEDELLNGLFI, encoded by the coding sequence ATGGATTTTAAATCACAAGTAGTACAAGGTATTCCACAAGAACTTCCTTCAAAAAAAGAGCGTTCAATAGCAGTGAGTCACGCTCCTAAACGAAAAGAGATTTTATCGCTCGATGAAAAAAAGCTGGCCATCAGAAATGCGCTACGCTATTTTCCCAAAGCTTGGCATACGGAACTATCAAAGGAATTTGCCGTAGAGCTTAAGGAGCATGGTAGGATATACATGTACAGATTTATGCCAGATTATGATATGTACGCGCGTCCCGTTCAAGAATACCCTGCTAAATCTTCACAGGCCGCCGCTTTAATGCTAATGATACAGAACAACCTTGATCCCGCTGTAGCCCAACATCCTGAAGAACTTATCACCTACGGAGGTAATGGAGCGGTATTTCAAAACTGGGCGCAGTACCTGGTAACCATGAAGTATTTGGCCACCATGATTGATGAGCAAACGCTACATATCTATTCGGGGCACCCAATGGGCCTCTTTCCATCGTCGAAAGAAGCACCACGCGTAGTAGTCACCAATGGCATGATGATTCCCAACTACTCCAAACCGGACGATTGGGAAAAATACAATGCGCTTGGGGTTACACAATATGGTCAAATGACCGCAGGTTCCTATATGTATATTGGTCCACAAGGCATTGTTCACGGGACTGCCATTACGGTAATGAACGCCTTTAGAAAAGTGCTGGAGAAAGACGAAACCCCGGCAGGGAAAATATTTCTTACGGCAGGTTTGGGCGGTATGAGTGGTGCACAACCCAAGGCTGGAAATATTGCGGGCTGCATTACCATTTGTGCAGAAGTGAATGCCGTCGCAGCGTTAAAGAGACATGAGCAAGGATGGGTAGATGAGCTATTAGATGATATTGATGCACTAGTACATCGCACTAAAAAGGCAATTCAAAAAAAAGAAGTCGTTTCGCTCGCCTTTATCGGGAACGTGGTTGCCGTTTGGGAACGCTTCTATCAAGAGAACATATTTATTCATCTAGGCTCCGACCAAACCTCTTTACATAATCCATGGGCGGGCGGCTATTATCCCGTGGACTTATCCTTTGAAGAATCGAACGTCTTAATGAGTTCCGACCCGGAAACATTTAAAGAAAGTGTTCAGGAATCTTTACGAAGACACATAAATGCCATTAACAAACATGCGAAGAAAGGCACCTACTTTTTCGATTACGGAAACGCTTTTCTACTGGAAGCCTCAAGAGCCCGTGCCGCTGTATACAAAGATGCAAAAGGAAACTTTTTAGACTCCCCTTCTAAAGACCAAGGAGAAAAGAATTGGGCCTACCCAAGTTATGTCCAAGATATTCTAGGCCCAATGTGTTTTGATTACGGTTTTGGACCGTTTAGGTGGGTTTGTGCTTCTGGAAAACCAGAGGACTTGCGAAAAACAGATGCAATAGCCCTAGAAACAATGCAGGATATCAAAAAAACTGCTCCCAAGGAAATTCAGCAACAGATGCAAGACAATATCAAATGGATCGAGGAAGCTGAAGAGAATAGACTGGTCATAGGTTCACAGGCACGTATTTTATATGCGGATGCAGAGGGTAGGGCTAAAATTGCAGCGGCATTTAACCAGGCTATCGCTAGCGGAGAACTTTCGGCTGCGGTAATTTTAGGTAGGGACCATCATGATGTAAGTGGAACAGATTCGCCTTTCAGAGAAACAAGCAATATTTACGACGGCAGCAAATTCACCGCAGATATGGCCATACACAATGTAATTGGCGACAGTTTCAGGGGCGCCACATGGGTTTCCATTCACAATGGCGGAGGTGTAGGGTGGGGAGAAGTAATCAATGGCGGTTTTGGCTTGGTGCTGGACGGGTCCGAAGAGGCATCCCGAAAGCTGAGGAATATGCTGTTCTACGATGTCAACAATGGCATCTCCCGAAGAAGTTGGGCCCGTAACAAAGAAGCTATTTTTGCCATTGAACGAGAAATGGCACGGACACCGCAACTTAAAGTTACTTTACCTAACTTAGTGGAAGATGAGTTGTTAAACGGATTATTTATCTGA
- the hutG gene encoding formimidoylglutamase, protein MAIFKTTKSDFYSGRTSEAQHYLHEKITCVGLPELSETTNKAIGLLGYACDEGVERNQGRIGAKKGPDAIRKQLGKLPNHLSRDTSLLDMGTIICDDADLEAAQGLLSKKITSILEQNTFPIILGGGHDIAYGTFNAIKNYLKNSKTIGIINFDAHFDLRSTENGTNSGTPFYQIAQDCKNTENPFHYLCLGIREDANDRKLFRTAKELDVKYILRDTFRIQFHTEINAWINAFIQNVDAVYVTIDLDGFSSAYAPGVSAPSPMGFTPDVVLESLKTIISSGKLCTLDIAELNPEFDVDNQTAKLAASLIHAVMQNI, encoded by the coding sequence ATGGCGATTTTCAAAACTACCAAATCGGATTTCTACAGTGGGAGAACATCGGAAGCACAGCACTATCTGCACGAGAAAATTACCTGCGTTGGACTCCCCGAACTTAGCGAAACTACCAATAAGGCCATTGGCCTGTTGGGATATGCCTGTGATGAAGGTGTAGAAAGAAATCAAGGGCGGATCGGTGCTAAAAAAGGGCCCGACGCTATTCGTAAACAATTGGGTAAACTCCCAAATCACCTGAGTAGGGACACCTCGCTCTTAGACATGGGAACAATCATCTGTGACGATGCCGATTTAGAAGCCGCGCAAGGACTTCTGTCCAAAAAAATAACATCAATCTTAGAACAAAATACATTTCCTATTATCCTAGGTGGCGGACATGATATAGCCTATGGAACTTTCAACGCTATTAAGAATTATTTGAAGAATTCTAAAACAATAGGCATTATTAATTTTGACGCCCATTTTGATTTACGTTCAACGGAAAATGGCACCAATTCGGGAACCCCATTCTATCAAATTGCACAGGACTGCAAGAACACTGAAAATCCTTTTCATTACTTATGTCTGGGTATCAGGGAAGATGCGAACGACCGTAAATTGTTTCGGACAGCAAAGGAGCTCGATGTAAAGTATATTCTACGGGATACGTTCAGAATTCAGTTTCATACGGAGATCAATGCCTGGATCAATGCCTTCATACAAAATGTAGATGCGGTTTATGTGACCATAGACCTTGACGGATTTTCATCTGCTTATGCGCCTGGGGTAAGTGCCCCTTCTCCTATGGGATTTACGCCAGACGTCGTATTGGAGTCCTTAAAAACCATCATAAGTTCCGGTAAATTATGTACTTTGGACATTGCTGAATTAAATCCCGAATTTGATGTGGACAACCAAACTGCAAAGTTAGCTGCATCCCTAATCCATGCTGTTATGCAGAATATTTAA
- a CDS encoding universal stress protein has protein sequence MKYILIPTDFSSNAWNAIQYALKLLQDEECTFYLLNTYTPAISSSRFIAASLEGGHLANSAHSASKMGLKNVLSAIARQYPNDKHTLKTISSFSLLVDEIVEIVADHGIDLVLVGTKGASGLEEVFMGSNTVRIIKAVKNCPVLAIPQNYEFIKPSEISFATDFNRFYTISELKPVIDLAVSFGAAVRIVHVQHKIKALTELQRFNLGMLRKYLGEVAHYVHTVSECNSVSETLELFAQELDIHLLAMLHYPHSYMERLTRAPVVKRVAFHTRIPLLVIPELGMGTSNKKNSKALSFSD, from the coding sequence ATGAAGTATATCTTAATTCCGACAGACTTTTCTAGCAACGCATGGAACGCTATACAATACGCCTTAAAGCTTTTACAAGATGAGGAGTGCACGTTCTATTTGCTTAACACCTATACGCCGGCTATTTCTAGTAGCAGATTTATAGCCGCTTCTTTAGAAGGAGGGCATTTGGCAAATTCTGCGCACAGCGCTTCAAAAATGGGATTAAAAAATGTCCTTTCTGCAATAGCAAGGCAATATCCAAATGACAAGCACACTCTTAAGACCATCTCTTCCTTTAGTTTGTTGGTAGATGAAATTGTTGAAATTGTCGCCGACCATGGCATAGATTTGGTTTTGGTGGGAACTAAAGGAGCTAGTGGCCTGGAAGAGGTTTTTATGGGTAGTAATACCGTGAGAATAATAAAGGCGGTTAAAAATTGTCCTGTTTTGGCAATCCCCCAAAACTATGAGTTCATAAAACCGTCCGAAATTTCATTTGCGACGGATTTTAATCGTTTTTATACAATTTCCGAACTAAAACCTGTGATAGATTTGGCGGTTTCGTTCGGGGCAGCCGTGCGTATTGTTCATGTGCAGCATAAAATCAAGGCGCTAACGGAATTACAACGCTTTAATTTAGGTATGTTGCGAAAGTATTTGGGAGAAGTAGCGCATTACGTGCATACGGTTTCTGAATGTAACTCGGTCTCGGAAACGCTAGAGTTATTCGCGCAAGAACTGGACATTCATCTTTTGGCCATGTTGCATTACCCTCATAGTTATATGGAACGCTTAACCAGAGCGCCTGTAGTGAAAAGGGTTGCATTTCATACCCGTATTCCGTTGTTGGTTATACCGGAATTGGGCATGGGCACTTCCAATAAGAAAAATTCAAAAGCACTATCTTTTTCTGATTAA
- a CDS encoding Crp/Fnr family transcriptional regulator — translation METRCENCIVRKFNALRAMNKEELKRVSDSKVSKTIKKGEAIFEEGEKLDGVYCVRAGVSKLSKLSANGKDQIVKLASKGEVIGQRSVVAEESVNLSAVAVNDMEVCFIPKEGIVNTLHTNPNFTLEVLRHMAHDLKEADDVIVNMSQKTVKQRIGEALLYLKNNFGEDEEGFLKLTLSREDISNVVGTATESCIRIISEFKKKGFIKASGKKIAILDQKALQNLVDGF, via the coding sequence ATGGAAACCCGCTGTGAAAATTGTATTGTACGAAAATTCAATGCTTTGCGCGCTATGAACAAGGAAGAATTGAAACGAGTATCCGATTCTAAAGTGAGCAAAACCATAAAGAAGGGAGAAGCTATTTTTGAAGAAGGAGAAAAGCTAGATGGCGTATATTGCGTAAGAGCTGGGGTTTCTAAATTATCAAAACTGAGTGCGAATGGGAAAGACCAGATTGTAAAATTGGCCAGTAAAGGCGAAGTTATAGGTCAGCGATCGGTGGTAGCAGAGGAGTCCGTTAACTTAAGTGCAGTAGCGGTTAACGATATGGAGGTTTGCTTTATACCCAAAGAGGGAATCGTAAATACACTACATACCAATCCTAACTTTACCTTAGAAGTACTGCGCCATATGGCACATGATTTAAAAGAAGCCGATGATGTTATCGTAAACATGTCTCAAAAAACGGTAAAGCAACGCATTGGAGAGGCCCTTCTTTATCTAAAGAACAATTTTGGTGAAGATGAGGAGGGTTTCCTAAAGTTGACACTTTCCAGGGAAGATATATCAAATGTTGTAGGCACGGCCACGGAGTCTTGCATCAGAATCATTTCCGAATTCAAAAAGAAAGGGTTCATTAAGGCATCTGGAAAAAAAATTGCCATTCTAGACCAAAAAGCGCTTCAAAATTTGGTCGATGGATTTTAA